The Brassica oleracea var. oleracea cultivar TO1000 chromosome C7, BOL, whole genome shotgun sequence sequence TACTCTTGCTTATGTTATCTAACATTACAGTTTTCAGAAGGAGGTGGCAAAAAGCTCTTCTCCATCAGCAAAAGCAAGCAATACACCAAAACATAAGCAGGTTCCTCAAGCTCAACCCATGCAAAACAGCATAGAGCATCGAGGTCAAAATGCTTCTAAACCACTTTTTCCGCCAAGTGGAAAATCTGTTATTGTCGTTGAGTCAATCACGAAAGCAAAAGTTATTCAGGGTTATCTTGGTGACATGTACGAAGTTTTGCCAAGTTATGGTCATATCAGAGACCTGGCCTCAAGGTCTGGTTCAGTCAGGCCAGATGACGATTTTAGCATGGTTTGGGAGGTTCCATCTTCCGCCTGGACTCATATTAAGAGCATAAAGATGGCATTAAATGGGTACGGTTTCTTGCCTGTCTACCTAGTATATGACTGCTTCAGCTTCATATGATATGAGCTCCTTCTTTCCTATGTTATTGATGTGATTCTGTATCTCATTCTGTTTACTTTATTTATCAGAGCTGAAAATCTGATTCTTGCATCGGATCCAGATCGTGAAGGAGAGGCCATTGCCTGGCACATCATTGAGATGTTGCAGCAGCAAGGTGCCTTACATGAGTGTATGACAGTAGCAAGGGTTGTTTTTCATGAGATCACTGAGTCAGCAATAAAAACTGCACTTCAATCCCCACGAGAAATTGATGGGGACTTGGTACACGCCTATCTCGCAAGGCGTGCTCTTGATTACCTAATCGGTTTTAATATTTCACCACTACTTTGGAGGAAACTTCCGGGTTGCCCCTCAGCTGGGCGAGTACAGTCTGCTGCTTTGGCGCTTATATGTGATAGAGAAAGTGAAATTGACGGATTTAAACCTCAGGAGTACTGGACTGTAGGGATCAAAGTGCAAGGGAAAGATAGTTCATCTACTGTTTCAGCTCACTTGACCAGTCTAAATTCGAAAAAGTTAAATCAGCTTTCTATCAGCTCTGAAGCAGATGCACAGGACATTGAGCAAAGGATAAGATCAGAAGGTTTTCTAGTGAAGAGCATTAAGAAAAGCACTACACGGAGAAATCCACCAACTCCATATATAACATCAACCCTCCAGCAGGATGCAGCTAACAAATTGCATTTTTCATCAGCATATACCATGAAGGTTGAGAAACTGAAACCTTTTTTTTTTCGTTTTATTTACTTTTCATTGAGTCTATGTTTCTGATAATAAGTACTTTTCAGCTTGCTCAAAAACTATACGAAGGTGTCCAACTGTCTGATGGTAAATCAACTGGTCTTATAACATACATGCGGACAGATGGTTTACATGTGGGTAATCTCCATACTTGTGTATTATCTGCTATGAGCATTCATTTTTGTTTTGATTTTCAAAATTATTACTGACTGGTTCATCTTGCTATTTGTTACAACTTCATTTTGATTTTCTTGATTTATTTTTCGTTTGTTTCTGTTCTCATCAGATAGCTGATGAAGCTATCAAGGATATACAGTCATTGGTGGTAGAAAGGTAAGAGATATAAATGGATTCGTAGTTATTTTACATTAATCCATTTGACTCAAGAAAAATTTAGCAGCTATTGACTTATTATCTGCAGGTATGGGGAGAGTTTTACATCAGATGGTCCTCGTAAATATTTTAAAAAGGTTAAGAACGCTCAGGAGGCGCATGAAGCTATTAGACCTACCAATATACGTAGATTACCATGTAAGTAAATAATTTACCACTCTTTCTTCAGATTATAAGATTGATTTTAGTCATCACCTATAATTTACCATACAGTTTATTGTCATAACTCTCAACATCTTTGTATGCATCTCCAGCAACGATTGCTAGCCTGCTTGATTCGGATTCTCTAAAATTGTATACCTTAATATGGTCGCGATCTGTGGCATGTCAGATGGAGCCTGCTTCTGTTGTGCAGGTAATATATGAGCTAATTTGTACTTCAAATCCTGCATGTAGCATGTTAGCTAGGTTTTCTTGTCGACTAGCTAGAGAAAAAGGGAAAGAAAGTATGTAACTGAATTTGCCATCAACTAATATTGAGTGGTTTAAGGTTTAAATGTTTAATATTTTGGAAACCAACATATCTGTCCAATTTATTTCTGACTCTTTTCTTGTTCAGATACAAGTTGATATTGGAAATGCCTCTGAATCAATTATCTTCAGATCATCATGCTCAAAAGTCGTTTTTCTTGGATACCAGGCAGTTTACGAGGTACGATGACTCATAAAGTTTGGCTTTAGATTGCCATTTGCACGTTTATTTTGACGTTTTTTCCTATTTAGATTTTAATTTTGTTTGTTATCAGCTAATGAGGGATCCTTATTCTATTTGAACATATGCTTAGAGGTTTTTGTTGATTTTTGTTGTAGGACCCTGAAACTAAGACAATCAAAACCAAAGACGATGAAAAGAGTAGTGAGCGGGAGGAAACTTTTGAAACTCTCAGTTTGTTGAAGGTATTATTCCTAATATCACAACTTTTTCTTTACCTGTGCTTTGTACCATGGTTGTCATTTCTTTCTCCTCTTTTCAGGATTGGGATCCGTTACATATTGGTGAAGTGGAGCTCAAGCAGCACCATACTCAGCCCCCACCACGCTATTCCGAAGGGTCACTGGTATGGCATTCTAATTTCCTTTGTCTCAGAAGTATCTAAGATCCAATTCCACACTATGTTTTCGGTTAATAAGTTTTCTATAGGCGAAGAGGAAGATATACGGTTGGGAAAATGAGAACTGACACAATTTTTAATACCAAAACTAGTTTATTCTGGAAACTGAATACGTCAGACATGTAATGAATCTGATACTTCACATTTTCTTCTCCAGTAGTTCATTTTGGTTCGCATTCAGCTAGACAATGCTTTCACTAAAGCTTCTACACAATGTTCTCATTGTTGAAGTTAAGGATTGATCCTAAACAGTTCTCTTTAACAGTAACTCATCTCTGTTTCAGTAAGATGGCAGCTAAGCATGAACTGATAAGTGGTTTATTTTTTGTATGATTGCTGAATCTGGTGGTTACGCAGAGATATTAGGCATGATACTTTATAATTGTATTCTCGGTAGGTTTTACAATGCGTAATTCTGTTATACATGCTTTTATGTGATTCAGATTAAAAAGCTTGAGGAGCTCGGGATAGGTAGACCCTCGACATATGCATCTATATTTAAAGTTTTACAGGTATGTGCTTGTGTTAAGAAAGTGGTATCTTTTTTTTCTAGTGCTTCTGTTTCTTGCTAGAGGTTAAGAGACTCTATAGTCATCTGAAACTAGCAGTACCCTTATTTCATGTGAGGCATAGACTTGTAGTATTTTGACACCTTTTTTGTTCACAGGACAGAAAGTACCTAACAATAAAGAGCCGAGTACTGTATCCGGAGTTCCGTGGGAGGATGGTATTTTCCTCATTAATTAAGCATTTAAGCTCACTAATTGATGATTTAGTAAACTAACGATCGCAACGTTATCTTTCTAACCTCTGCACTATGTTTCCAGGTTTCAGCTTTTCTTACCAACTACTTCACTGAGGTCACAGATTATAGTTTTACTGCTGATATGGAGACCGAGGTGGATTTTTAGTTTGTTCTTTACAATACTGCAAGATGAGATACTCAGTTTTTCTCATTATGACTTATTTTTGCTTTCAGCTTGACAACGTTTCTGGTGGCGTTACTAATTGGAAAGGTCTCCTAAGAGACTACTGGACACGATTCAGTGCGTATTGTAAACGTGTCGAAAGTGTCCAAATCCAACAGGTACGTTCTTCGAAGAATGAACTCTTAAAATCTACTTTCTGCACTTATTTTATTAGATTCTTACATTTATTATACATTTACAGGTGGAGAAAATGTTGGAAAAAAAATACGAGGACTTTTTGTTTTCTTCCCTTCCTGATCCTACCAGAACTTGCCCGAGGTCTGCATACCTTTTTTTCCTTGCACATAATCTAAGTTAATCAGTTTCAGGATAGAGCATCTGCTTTATAATTTTGAAGAAACCATCCTTTCAAAAAATGGCAACCCATGCTAACACTTTCACTTTCACACTTCTGCTAGATTGTGCAGTTATGATTGGGTTTCTTTCCATATTTCAGTTGTTCGGAAGGTACCTTAATTTTCAAAGTTAGCAAGTTTGGTACGGGGTATTTCATCGGCTGTGATGGCTACCCTTCGTGCAAGTAAGTTGCAGGCTATTGAATCTACAAATTCTTTTCACCTGAAGCTATCAATGTTACTATCATGGTCGCTGATATAATTTGAGCTATATTGTTCATGTGCAGATTCATTGCAAAAACACTTTATGGGGAGGATGAAGATGAAGATGATTCTCCAAGGAATACCTGCGTAGAAGAGCCCAAATTGCTGGGTCTTCATCCCAATACCAATGAGAAGGTCTCGCTGTTCTGACCCTGTTCTGTTGACAAGTTTTCTTACAACTTTAATTTGCTGAATCCATTTCCTTGTTCAGGTTATTTTAAAGTGCGGCCCTTATGGGTATTATGTACAGCTTGGTGAGGACAAGAAAGGACACTTACCAAAACGAGCAAATGCAGCCCATGTATGTTGGAGTTTTATCAATTAAACATTATCTATATGTTTCTGTTCTCTTACTGAAAACTCCCTTGCAACCGTGCTTTATAGATAAAGGATGTGAGCTCTATTACGCTTGAAAGTGCTCTCGAGTTATTACGCTATCCTCTGACACTGGTAATACGGATTTTAAGTTTAACAGTTATTGCTTTTCTGAGTGGGATGTTTTATGTTTTAACATTTGGGAGTGCTGACGACTTGGTTTACTGATTTATGACTAGGGAACCCACCCAGAAGATGGACAGCCTGTGACCTTGAAGCTAAGTAAATCTGGATTTACGGTTCGACATCGCCGCACAATGGCTACTGTTCCAAAGGTATAGTTATGTACTGTCATATGCTGCATTTGATTTAGAATAGAATTAGAAGAGCATTTATTAGGTGATGTTGGTCTTATACTTGATAAGGAAATGAGGTGTGGATCTGCATCGATAATATGATATGATCTATTGCTGTCTATGTTATTGCATGAGTCCCCGTTCAAAGGATTATCGTTTTGATTTTGGATAACTTTTTACTTGGCAGAACACTGAACCAAGTGAGGTTACTTTAGAGAAAGCACTGAAACTCTTGTCTGGCAAAAATGTGAGACTGTGTGGCAGACCTAAGAGGGTTAAGCCAACAGTAGATGAGGAATCAGAAAGAGATGAAGTTGTGGAGACGATGTAATCTCTAATCCACAACGTTAAGCTGTTGAGCTAATTTACAATTGGTTCGTGAGCTTTCACATATAAAGAAGAGCATTAGCTCTGATAGAAATTATTTGAACATTCTTTTTGGTAAGCAGAATAATAATCGTAACGAAAAAGATTGGATACTATTGTAAGATTACAATACATTTGTTAATGATATGAAAGTTTCTTTAGAAGGACTACTGTATCTTTGAATTTGCTTTATGTTAGAGAAGGCAAACAAAAGGTTTCATGGCTTTGTCTTTGAATCTCCTCCATCCTGAACTAGATGGTAAGTTAACTAGAATCATATATACAATTTGAACATTTTCTATATGGGAAAGACACTCTGCGGCAATATACATTGAGCATGCAAATTCAATTGCTCGTTTCATGAGTATATACAAAATGTAACTTCTGGTGAAACATGGATTGTTGATTTCTGTGCAGATCTATATGTTCATCACAACAAAACTTGAGACCTCAGAGGTCACTGAATCACTGTCATGGAAATATCATTCATCTGTTCCTGAAAATGGATATTGGAGAAGAAGATATGAGTTGTGTAAAACGATTCAAGTTTGAAATGCATATCTTTGTATTGGGTTATCAGTGCTTACAACTTGGGGGAAGAAGTTTGACTAACGGTGGGGCTTGGTCCGGGACTGTTGATGACTACCGCAGACCGACTTGATTCTTCAGCAAGTGCTCTTAGTCTGTTGAGCTCTGGCAATATAACTTTGGAAAGATCAGGTCTATCTTTTCGCCTTATCTCTGCACATTTGAGAGCCAACTTGGCAAACTCTGTGGTATCTTCAACAGGCCAATCAGAAACAGATGGATCAAGCACATCTTTCAAATTCCCCTTCTCCAGGGCACTCTCAATGTAACGAGTTAGACCCATTGGTGGCTTTCCTGTTATCATCTGCAGATACATAATGCCGAGTGAATAAATGTCAGATTTCACACCCAGCATACCAGTCTGCTGATACTCTGGATCAATGTAGCAGAACGTGCCAGCAGTTGATGTCATGCGGTATTGTGTCACAGTGTTTGCAACCGATGGAGGGACAAGCCTAGCCAGGCCAACATCAGCAACCTTGCTGACAAAGTTGCGGTCTAGCAAGATGTTTGCCGGCTTGAGATCACGGTGAACAAGTGGTTCTGGTTTAGTCTGGTGGAGGTACAACAGCACAGTGCCGATCTCTGCAGCGATTCTGAACCTCGTTTGCCAAGAGAGGGGTGGGCTGTCTCCTTGTTGGAAAAGACGGTCTTCTAAGCTCCCATTGGACATGAACTCATACACTAAGCACCCACCTTCTGGGCAGGCTCCAAGCAGAAGAACCATATGAGGGTGCCTCATGCAGCTTAACACTTCAACCTGTGTTTAATTGTTAAACAACACTTAATTAGAGTCAGATGCATGAAGTTCTAAAGTGTCATCTAGACTAGACTTTGTTATGAGATTTCACCTCTTGCTTAAACTGTGACCTGCCTTGAGCTGCATCTGTGTGCAAAGCTTTCACAGCCACAGGTGTCTGATCCAGATAACACTTGTAGACAGGTCCATAACCTCCTCCTCCTATCTTGTACTTCTCATCAAAGTACTCTGTTGCATCCTCAATCTCCTCGATGGAGTACTTCCTGTATCTGACATCTGCATTCGCTAAAGCATTCACCGCTTTCTTTTTCTCCTCAGTCTCCTTGAGAGCTTTCATCTCCGCACTGATTCTCTTTTTGGACTCCATTTCAGCGATCCTTTGAGCTGCTTCAGCTGCTTCCAGTGCCGCTTTGGATTTTGCTTTCTCCTTCTCTGCAATGGCTAACGCAGCTTCCTCTGCTTGCTTTGCCTCTTCGTACTTCCGCTCTTCTTCTAACTTCCAGCGTTGAAGCTCCGTTGCCTGCAGATTCAACAATTCACTTAAAATGAAGCCACACCAACTCATTGTCATGGAGACTATATACCTTCCGTTTTGATGTGAGCGCTTCCTTGCAAGCTGAACTGTACATTTCCATCGTTTGTTTCAACTCCAGTTTAAGCCTCCTCATCTCAGCCTCCACATCCTCCTGGTTTTCAAGAACTCACGATTATAAGCCATCTTGAATCTAGTAAGCAACGTCCAAAAATATTCAGAGAAGAGCAGTCTTTACCCCTCCTGGTGAAGCAGATGAAAACCTTTCGTTCTCAAATGAGTCTCTTGAGGAAGCAGGTGGTGAGCTTATATCCATTGACCCCTGTCCGTAGTTCATCGACTCGAAGCTACCATTGTCAATGTCGGAGAAATTTGATAGCCTTGGAGGAGGAGTCCGATTTTGGTCAGAATTGTCAAACAAGGAAAGGGAGTGACGCTCAGTACTTGGTCTTCCGGAGCTGAACAAGGATATGTCAGGATCTGGAATCGATAGATCTCCGTATGATGATCTCCCATTCAGGCCTCTTCTAGTGAAAGGTGGCCTGTTTCAACCAAGGAAGTTTCATGTCTGAAGTGAGCGTGTTAATTAAAAAACAAGATAGATGTGTGTACCTGGAGGACTCAGATTGGTCGTCAAGGGACCTGCGCTGAGACTCAAATGATTTTCTCTCAGCTGCTACAAGAAACAGGAAGAAACAAACAAACAAACTCAGTATTTACAGGAGAGAGACATGTGAAGAAGCACTAAAGAAAGCCATTTTTAAAAAACCTCTTGTGTTAGTAGTTGCAGGAGAAGGCAAACGTGGATATTGTGGCCTTGAGCTATTCTGTTGAATCTCAATGCGCAATGGAGAAACAGAAGGCGCAGTACGAGAGG is a genomic window containing:
- the LOC106306786 gene encoding U-box domain-containing protein 35 isoform X3; the encoded protein is MARNRKDKDGGFGTDGLVAVAIDKDKSSQNSLKWAVDNLLQKGQTILLVHVKPRASSVSTNPSTNPNSSKTSQTNGDSSVVTVEPDGSYKQLFLPFRCLCSRKEIQCKDVLLEDSDVGKALVEYANQVIIEVLVVGASSKGGFLRFNKPTDIPVIITKNAPDFCTVYVITKGKLSTKRAASRTAPSVSPLRIEIQQNSSRPQYPRLPSPATTNTRAAERKSFESQRRSLDDQSESSRPPFTRRGLNGRSSYGDLSIPDPDISLFSSGRPSTERHSLSLFDNSDQNRTPPPRLSNFSDIDNGSFESMNYGQGSMDISSPPASSRDSFENERFSSASPGGEDVEAEMRRLKLELKQTMEMYSSACKEALTSKRKATELQRWKLEEERKYEEAKQAEEAALAIAEKEKAKSKAALEAAEAAQRIAEMESKKRISAEMKALKETEEKKKAVNALANADVRYRKYSIEEIEDATEYFDEKYKIGGGGYGPVYKCYLDQTPVAVKALHTDAAQGRSQFKQEVEVLSCMRHPHMVLLLGACPEGGCLVYEFMSNGSLEDRLFQQGDSPPLSWQTRFRIAAEIGTVLLYLHQTKPEPLVHRDLKPANILLDRNFVSKVADVGLARLVPPSVANTVTQYRMTSTAGTFCYIDPEYQQTGMLGVKSDIYSLGIMYLQMITGKPPMGLTRYIESALEKGNLKDVLDPSVSDWPVEDTTEFAKLALKCAEIRRKDRPDLSKVILPELNRLRALAEESSRSAVVINSPGPSPTVSQTSSPKLNR
- the LOC106306786 gene encoding U-box domain-containing protein 35 isoform X4; protein product: MARNRKDKDGGFGTDGLVAVAIDKDKSSQNSLKWAVDNLLQKGQTILLVHVKPRASSVSTNPSTNPNSSKTSQTNGDSSVVTVEPDGSYKQLFLPFRCLCSRKEIQCKDVLLEDSDVGKALVEYANQVIIEVLVVGASSKGGFLRFNKPTDIPVIITKNAPDFCTVYVITKGKLSTKRAASRTAPSVSPLRIEIQQNSSRPQYPRLPSPATTNTRAERKSFESQRRSLDDQSESSRPPFTRRGLNGRSSYGDLSIPDPDISLFSSGRPSTERHSLSLFDNSDQNRTPPPRLSNFSDIDNGSFESMNYGQGSMDISSPPASSRDSFENERFSSASPGGEDVEAEMRRLKLELKQTMEMYSSACKEALTSKRKATELQRWKLEEERKYEEAKQAEEAALAIAEKEKAKSKAALEAAEAAQRIAEMESKKRISAEMKALKETEEKKKAVNALANADVRYRKYSIEEIEDATEYFDEKYKIGGGGYGPVYKCYLDQTPVAVKALHTDAAQGRSQFKQEVEVLSCMRHPHMVLLLGACPEGGCLVYEFMSNGSLEDRLFQQGDSPPLSWQTRFRIAAEIGTVLLYLHQTKPEPLVHRDLKPANILLDRNFVSKVADVGLARLVPPSVANTVTQYRMTSTAGTFCYIDPEYQQTGMLGVKSDIYSLGIMYLQMITGKPPMGLTRYIESALEKGNLKDVLDPSVSDWPVEDTTEFAKLALKCAEIRRKDRPDLSKVILPELNRLRALAEESSRSAVVINSPGPSPTVSQTSSPKLNR
- the LOC106306786 gene encoding U-box domain-containing protein 35 isoform X1, encoding MARNRKDKDGGFGTDGLVAVAIDKDKSSQNSLKWAVDNLLQKGQTILLVHVKPRASSVSTNPSTNPNSSKTSQTNGDSSVVTVEPDGSYKQLFLPFRCLCSRKEIQCKDVLLEDSDVGKALVEYANQVIIEVLVVGASSKGGFLRCVFVSLSFRFGCGSDVNIWVIKLCRFNKPTDIPVIITKNAPDFCTVYVITKGKLSTKRAASRTAPSVSPLRIEIQQNSSRPQYPRLPSPATTNTRAAERKSFESQRRSLDDQSESSRPPFTRRGLNGRSSYGDLSIPDPDISLFSSGRPSTERHSLSLFDNSDQNRTPPPRLSNFSDIDNGSFESMNYGQGSMDISSPPASSRDSFENERFSSASPGGEDVEAEMRRLKLELKQTMEMYSSACKEALTSKRKATELQRWKLEEERKYEEAKQAEEAALAIAEKEKAKSKAALEAAEAAQRIAEMESKKRISAEMKALKETEEKKKAVNALANADVRYRKYSIEEIEDATEYFDEKYKIGGGGYGPVYKCYLDQTPVAVKALHTDAAQGRSQFKQEVEVLSCMRHPHMVLLLGACPEGGCLVYEFMSNGSLEDRLFQQGDSPPLSWQTRFRIAAEIGTVLLYLHQTKPEPLVHRDLKPANILLDRNFVSKVADVGLARLVPPSVANTVTQYRMTSTAGTFCYIDPEYQQTGMLGVKSDIYSLGIMYLQMITGKPPMGLTRYIESALEKGNLKDVLDPSVSDWPVEDTTEFAKLALKCAEIRRKDRPDLSKVILPELNRLRALAEESSRSAVVINSPGPSPTVSQTSSPKLNR
- the LOC106306785 gene encoding DNA topoisomerase 1-like isoform X1; this translates as MQRTLSLAAAKSPSSTSPLSLRPLMAKLQLQCRTIQSFPASSSSSVVRIDKVVRNVCQLQFKRENASCFTLACALPSISSVSYAAHWSSLTSFGSSFKTFPGRYFSQVPNTGNKDKVIRKFNKKHEVLASSGVEAVVTSTEPVIGDVSSGIKVELSTAPSPAASIGKKFSTVKPKRRPKSKKVEDKSSPAVSVLEESLNAVPKPKGSGNRKSSSAKKEVAKDPTVEEPKSSAPSKTEASNPTASKAKQASPVKTKRRPKSKKVDDKSSSAVPVTEEVSVEESSKSVPKPKRSGSGNRKSSSVKKEVAKSSSPSAKASNTPKHKQVPQAQPMQNSIEHRGQNASKPLFPPSGKSVIVVESITKAKVIQGYLGDMYEVLPSYGHIRDLASRSGSVRPDDDFSMVWEVPSSAWTHIKSIKMALNGAENLILASDPDREGEAIAWHIIEMLQQQGALHECMTVARVVFHEITESAIKTALQSPREIDGDLVHAYLARRALDYLIGFNISPLLWRKLPGCPSAGRVQSAALALICDRESEIDGFKPQEYWTVGIKVQGKDSSSTVSAHLTSLNSKKLNQLSISSEADAQDIEQRIRSEGFLVKSIKKSTTRRNPPTPYITSTLQQDAANKLHFSSAYTMKLAQKLYEGVQLSDGKSTGLITYMRTDGLHIADEAIKDIQSLVVERYGESFTSDGPRKYFKKVKNAQEAHEAIRPTNIRRLPSTIASLLDSDSLKLYTLIWSRSVACQMEPASVVQIQVDIGNASESIIFRSSCSKVVFLGYQAVYEDPETKTIKTKDDEKSSEREETFETLSLLKDWDPLHIGEVELKQHHTQPPPRYSEGSLIKKLEELGIGRPSTYASIFKVLQDRKYLTIKSRVLYPEFRGRMVSAFLTNYFTEVTDYSFTADMETELDNVSGGVTNWKGLLRDYWTRFSAYCKRVESVQIQQVEKMLEKKYEDFLFSSLPDPTRTCPSCSEGTLIFKVSKFGTGYFIGCDGYPSCKFIAKTLYGEDEDEDDSPRNTCVEEPKLLGLHPNTNEKVILKCGPYGYYVQLGEDKKGHLPKRANAAHIKDVSSITLESALELLRYPLTLGTHPEDGQPVTLKLSKSGFTVRHRRTMATVPKNTEPSEVTLEKALKLLSGKNVRLCGRPKRVKPTVDEESERDEVVETM
- the LOC106306786 gene encoding U-box domain-containing protein 35 isoform X2 — its product is MARNRKDKDGGFGTDGLVAVAIDKDKSSQNSLKWAVDNLLQKGQTILLVHVKPRASSVSTNPSTNPNSSKTSQTNGDSSVVTVEPDGSYKQLFLPFRCLCSRKEIQCKDVLLEDSDVGKALVEYANQVIIEVLVVGASSKGGFLRCVFVSLSFRFGCGSDVNIWVIKLCRFNKPTDIPVIITKNAPDFCTVYVITKGKLSTKRAASRTAPSVSPLRIEIQQNSSRPQYPRLPSPATTNTRAERKSFESQRRSLDDQSESSRPPFTRRGLNGRSSYGDLSIPDPDISLFSSGRPSTERHSLSLFDNSDQNRTPPPRLSNFSDIDNGSFESMNYGQGSMDISSPPASSRDSFENERFSSASPGGEDVEAEMRRLKLELKQTMEMYSSACKEALTSKRKATELQRWKLEEERKYEEAKQAEEAALAIAEKEKAKSKAALEAAEAAQRIAEMESKKRISAEMKALKETEEKKKAVNALANADVRYRKYSIEEIEDATEYFDEKYKIGGGGYGPVYKCYLDQTPVAVKALHTDAAQGRSQFKQEVEVLSCMRHPHMVLLLGACPEGGCLVYEFMSNGSLEDRLFQQGDSPPLSWQTRFRIAAEIGTVLLYLHQTKPEPLVHRDLKPANILLDRNFVSKVADVGLARLVPPSVANTVTQYRMTSTAGTFCYIDPEYQQTGMLGVKSDIYSLGIMYLQMITGKPPMGLTRYIESALEKGNLKDVLDPSVSDWPVEDTTEFAKLALKCAEIRRKDRPDLSKVILPELNRLRALAEESSRSAVVINSPGPSPTVSQTSSPKLNR
- the LOC106306785 gene encoding DNA topoisomerase 1-like isoform X2, which produces MQRTLSLAAAKSPSSTSPLSLRPLMAKLQCRTIQSFPASSSSSVVRIDKVVRNVCQLQFKRENASCFTLACALPSISSVSYAAHWSSLTSFGSSFKTFPGRYFSQVPNTGNKDKVIRKFNKKHEVLASSGVEAVVTSTEPVIGDVSSGIKVELSTAPSPAASIGKKFSTVKPKRRPKSKKVEDKSSPAVSVLEESLNAVPKPKGSGNRKSSSAKKEVAKDPTVEEPKSSAPSKTEASNPTASKAKQASPVKTKRRPKSKKVDDKSSSAVPVTEEVSVEESSKSVPKPKRSGSGNRKSSSVKKEVAKSSSPSAKASNTPKHKQVPQAQPMQNSIEHRGQNASKPLFPPSGKSVIVVESITKAKVIQGYLGDMYEVLPSYGHIRDLASRSGSVRPDDDFSMVWEVPSSAWTHIKSIKMALNGAENLILASDPDREGEAIAWHIIEMLQQQGALHECMTVARVVFHEITESAIKTALQSPREIDGDLVHAYLARRALDYLIGFNISPLLWRKLPGCPSAGRVQSAALALICDRESEIDGFKPQEYWTVGIKVQGKDSSSTVSAHLTSLNSKKLNQLSISSEADAQDIEQRIRSEGFLVKSIKKSTTRRNPPTPYITSTLQQDAANKLHFSSAYTMKLAQKLYEGVQLSDGKSTGLITYMRTDGLHIADEAIKDIQSLVVERYGESFTSDGPRKYFKKVKNAQEAHEAIRPTNIRRLPSTIASLLDSDSLKLYTLIWSRSVACQMEPASVVQIQVDIGNASESIIFRSSCSKVVFLGYQAVYEDPETKTIKTKDDEKSSEREETFETLSLLKDWDPLHIGEVELKQHHTQPPPRYSEGSLIKKLEELGIGRPSTYASIFKVLQDRKYLTIKSRVLYPEFRGRMVSAFLTNYFTEVTDYSFTADMETELDNVSGGVTNWKGLLRDYWTRFSAYCKRVESVQIQQVEKMLEKKYEDFLFSSLPDPTRTCPSCSEGTLIFKVSKFGTGYFIGCDGYPSCKFIAKTLYGEDEDEDDSPRNTCVEEPKLLGLHPNTNEKVILKCGPYGYYVQLGEDKKGHLPKRANAAHIKDVSSITLESALELLRYPLTLGTHPEDGQPVTLKLSKSGFTVRHRRTMATVPKNTEPSEVTLEKALKLLSGKNVRLCGRPKRVKPTVDEESERDEVVETM